AATTTGTCCTAATAGTTTATACCAATCGCAAAAATATTGCCCTTTATAATAGGAATAACCCTATTACAAAAGGGCAATTTATTTAATATAATCTTTTTAAGGATGGTGATGAAATTGGAGAGAAGTTTTGTAATGATAAAGCCTGATGGCGTTAAAAGGGGACTGATTGGGGAAATTATCAACAGGTTTGAAAGAAAAGGCTATATTATAAAAGATTTAAAAATGATGACTATACCAGAAACTTTAGCTGAAAAACATTATCAAGAGCATCAACAAAAACCTTTCTTTAATGAACTAATTCAATATATTACATCAGGGCCTGTAGTGGCGATGATATTAGAGGGAGAA
This genomic window from Anaerobranca gottschalkii DSM 13577 contains:
- the ndk gene encoding nucleoside-diphosphate kinase, translated to MERSFVMIKPDGVKRGLIGEIINRFERKGYIIKDLKMMTIPETLAEKHYQEHQQKPFFNELIQYITSGPVVAMILEGENCISGVRTIVGSTDPTKAAPGTIRADYATNIRYNVIHASDSPESAQREIDLFFK